From a single Equus asinus isolate D_3611 breed Donkey chromosome 2, EquAss-T2T_v2, whole genome shotgun sequence genomic region:
- the FAM24B gene encoding protein FAM24B, whose translation MFCIGGGILVAMLVLIGVVICLYVQVANALKLVSRVCLGPALNFPDPPDTCNKWTEKKNSNPMLVCVCLFLRVPMVPACLALNNNPAMVTQDKVATAITTGSYPNLQCCDECSLYADFDSLPPCFCDVNEGL comes from the exons ATGTTCTGCATTGGTGGCGGTATCCTGGTGGCCATGCTCGTGCTGATAGGTGTTGTCATCTGTCTTTACGTCCAAGTAGCCAATGCATTGAA GCTGGTGTCACGTGTTTGCTTGGGCCCAGCTCTGAACTTCCCAGATCCCCCTGACACTTGTAACAAATGGACTGAGAAGAAAAATTCTAATCCcatgcttgtgtgtgtatgtcttttCTTAAGAGTTCCAATGGTACCTGCTTGTTTGGCCTTAAATAATAATCCAGCCATGGTCACCCAGGACAAGGTCGCCACAGCCATCACCACTGGGTCTTATCCCAACCTCCAATGCTGTGACGAGTGTAGCTTGTATGCCGACTTTGATTCCCTGCCACCGTGCTTCTGTGACGTAAACGAGGGACTCTGA
- the CUZD1 gene encoding CUB and zona pellucida-like domain-containing protein 1 — protein MEAMRRVILFALFIVSCLGELNSTVPEGKSSCSASLGGSNLAETHKALILQLNPSEDCTWTLERPENKSIRIIFSNLQLDPDGSCDSENIKVFDGNSTAEALLGQVCSKNDYVPVFESSLNTLTVQIVTDAARIQRSVFIFYYFFSPGTSIPNCGGYLDALEGSFTSPNYPKPHPELAYCVWHIQVEKGYKIKLDFTEIFLEVDEYCRFDFVAVYDGSSTTSGLMGQVCGRVKPTFESSSDSLTIVLSTDYANSYRGFSASYTSIYTENVDTTSLTCSSDKMRVIINKSYLESLKYNENNLQLNDPTCRPKVSNVVEFSIPLDECGTIKKVEDHSITYTNVITFTASQASEVITRQKRLQIVVKCEMENNSTVEIMYITEDDIIQNQNALGRYNTSMAFFESNSFEKPILASPYYVDLNQTVFVQVSLYTSDPNLVVFLDSCITSPTSDFASPNYDLIKKGCIQDETCDVYPLSRHHARFQFNAFKFLRSLSSVYLQCEVLICDSSDHQSRCHQGCVSRRKRDISSYKWKDNSIIGPIRLKRDRSTSGNSGLQYQIHGGETQNQPFNSLYLFSFMVLALNVVIVATVIARHFVNQRTDYKYQKLQNN, from the exons ATGGAGGCTATGAGAAGGGTCATCCTTTTTGCACTTTTCATTGTGTCATGTCTGGGAGAGCTGAATTCAACTGTGCCTGAAG GCAAATCAAGCTGTTCTGCCAGCCTGGGAGGCTCCAACCTGGCAGAGACCCACAAAGCCCTGATCCTGCAACTCAATCCCAGTGAGGACTGCACCTGGACACTAGAAagaccagaaaacaaaagcatcaGAATCATCTTTTCGAACTTGCA GCTTGATCCAGATGGAAGTTGTGACAGTGAAAACATTAAAGTTTTTGATGGGAACTCCACCGCGGAGGCTCTGCTAGGGCAAGTCTGCAGTAAGAATGACTACGTTCCTGTATTTGAATCATCATTAAATACACTGACGGTTCAAATAGTCACTGACGCTGCGAGAATTCAAAGAAGTGTCTTCATATTCTACTACTTCTTCTCTCCTGGCACCT CTATTCCAAACTGCGGGGGTTACCTGGACGCTTTGGAAGGTTCCTTCACCAGCCCCAACTACCCAAAGCCACATCCTGAGCTGGCCTATTGTGTGTGGCACATACAAGTGGAGAAAGGTTACAAGATAAAATTAGACTTCACAGAGATTTT CCTAGAAGTGGACGAATACTGCAGATTCGATTTTGTTGCTGTTTATGACGGCTCCTCCACCACCTCTGGCCTGATGGGACAAGTGTGTGGCCGTGTGAAGCCCACCTTCGAATCCTCATCAGACTCCTTGACCATCGTGCTGTCTACAGATTATGCCAACTCCTACCGGGGCTTTTCTGCTTCCTACACTTCCATTTATACAGAAAATGTTGATACTA CATCTTTAACTTGCTCCTCTGACAAGATGAGAGTTATTATAAATAAATCCTACCTGGAATCACTTAAATACAATGAGAATAACTTACAACTAAATGACCCAACTTGCAGACCAAAAGTATCAAATGTGGTGGAATTTTCTATCCCTCTTGATGAATGTGGCACAATCAAAAAG GTAGAAGATCATTCAATTACTTACACCAATGTAATCACCTTTACTGCATCCCAAGCTTCTGAAGTGATCACCCGTCAGAAACGTCTCCAGATTGTTGTGAAGtgtgaaatggaaaataattctACCGTGGAGATAATGTACATAACAGAAGATGACATAATACAGAATCAAAATGCACTGGGCAGATATAACACGAGCATGGCTTTTTTTGAATCCAATTCATTTGAAAAGCCTATACTGGCATCACCATATTATGTGGATTTGAACCAAACCGTTTTTGTTCAAGTTAGTCTATACACCTCAGATCCAAATTTGGTGGTGTTTCTTGACTCCTGCATCACCTCTCCCACGTCTGACTTTGCGTCTCCAAACTATGACCTAATCAAGAAGGG ATGTATTCAAGATGAGACTTGTGACGTGTATCCCTTATCTAGACACCATGCAAGATTCCAGTTTAATGCCTTTAAATTCTTGAGAAGTCTGAGCTCCGTGTATCTACAGTGTGAGGTTTTGATATGTGACAGTAGCGACCATCAGTCTCGCTGCCACCAAGGCTGTGTCTCTAGAAGGAAGCGAGACATTTCTTCATACAAATGGAAGGATAATTCCATCATAGGACCCATTCGTCTGAAAAGGGATCGAAGTACAAGTGGGAATTCAG GACTTCAGTATCAAATACATGGAGGAGAAACTCAGAATCAGCCTTTCAACAGCCTTTATCTATTTTCATTCATGGTCCTTGCTCTGAATGTTGTGATTGTGGCTACAGTCATAGCGAGGCATTTTGTGAATCAGAGAACAGACTACAAATACCAGAAGCTGCAGAACAATTAA